From the genome of Candidatus Neomarinimicrobiota bacterium:
GTCATTTGACTTACTCCTTGCCATTTCAATCCGCCTCTTTTAAATAAATTTCTTTTATTTTTTCAAAATCCTCAACTATTGCCTTTTCCAGATTTGGATTTCTAAGTACAGCAGCAGGATGGTAAGTTACCATTAAATCTATATTATGATATTTAAAAATAGAATGTCTGAATTGACCAAGCGTATACTCCATTTTTAATAAAGCCTTCGCCGCGGTTAATCCAAGGCATACAATCAATTTTGGATTTATCAATTGTAATTGGGCAATCAGATAGGGCTCGCACTGTGAAATCTCGAAAGAACTTGGTGTACGATTATTCGGTGGTCGACATTTCAACACATTACCGATAAAGACTTCATTTCTGTCAATTCCAACCATCTTAAATAGTCTATTAAGTAGCATCCCCGCTCTTCCAACAAACGGCTTGCCCTGTAGATCTTCGTCCCGCCCCGGAGCCTCGCCAATAAAAACTATATCAGCTTGCAGATTGCCAGATCCAAAAACTGTATTTGTTCTTGTCTTATGCAAATTACATTTCTTACAATTTTCTACGGCTTTTTTTATCTCGTTTAATTTTTCTATTGGATTTATTATCACTTTACCAGGTTCTTCAGTAAGAATTAACTCATCACCAAACAGTTCCATTTGTTGTTTTAAATATTTTTCAACCACGTTCAAATTACCTTCCCTCGCCCGCAACTATTTCAATCAATTCTCTTGCAATGTCTATCTTTTTATCTTTTAATAAATCCCATTTATTCCCATTCTTTGAATATAGGACTATTTCATTGTAATCAGACTCAAAAGCAGTATCTACCTTTGTTGGATCATTCCAAGCTATATAATCAATACCTTTTTCTCTCAATTTCTTTAATGTATTTTCTTTCCCATTGACAGTTTCTACACTAAATCCAACCACTACAGTATCAGGATAATTTTTCTTGTATGCCTTTATAATATCTTCAGCATAACTAATTTTAACTGTTCTTACACCATCTGATTTCTTTATCTTGCCATTGAACTTTTCGGGTACAAAATCCTCAATAGCAGCTGCCATAAATAAATAATCAGCATCTTTCATTTCCAGAAGAGCTTTCAACATCTGCTGGCTAGTCTGGACTTCAATATACTCTATAAATGGTATCTTTTTCAGATTATTTGGTCCTGCTATCAGAGTCACATCCGCTCCCATTATATATGCTTGCTCAGCTATTGCAAACCCCATTTTGCCGCTTGATCTGTTGGAAATAAATCGTATATCATCGATATATTCACGTGTCGGGCCAGCAGTCACAACAACTTTTTTCCCTGTAAGAAACTTCTTTTTACCTAATTTTCTCAATATTGCCAAGAGAATTTTATCTTCGTCAGCAAGCCTTCCAATACCACAGGTTTTACAGGCAAGTTCCCCTTCTTCACTTTCAACAATTTCATATCCAAGATTTCTTAATTTTTTCATATTTTCCTGAGTTACTGGATTCAAATACATTCTGTCATTCATTGCAGGAGCAATCAAGGTATCAATTCCTTTCACCATCGCTATCGTAGTAAGCAGATTATCTGCAATTCCATTTGCAATCTTTCCTATAATATTAGCTGTCGCCGGACAGATAACTAGTAGATCTGCTCCCCTTGCAAGATCTATATGAACTGTACCTTTTGCTTCGCTTTCAAACATTTCGGAAAAAACAGGATTCCCTGTTAATGTCTCAAACAATAGTGGACTGATAAATTTCTTAGCTGAGTCAGTCATAATCACAGTAATATCAGCTCCTTCGCCTCTGATCAGATGACGTATTATACCTGCTGATTTGTAAATAGCTATACTTCCAGTTAATCCAAAAAGTATTTTTTTATCCTTCAGTCTCATCCTGCTTCTCTTCAGATTTTGAATAAGTTGCATATCTGTACTCTATTCTTCCACCAAGCATCTCTTTTAGAGCCATAGTCGTCGGTTTTTCAATCTTATCGTAATCGATTTCCTGTTCCTCTTCAAAATCTTCGAAATACTCTTCCAGGGCTTCACTTTTATACACGACTGGATTTTTAGCAACTCTCAATGCATTGATCTGGTTTGCCCTTCTTGCCATAGCAACAATAATTTCAAAAACATCCTTTGACTTCTGCAATAGCTTACCAAATTCAATAGTGTCTACTGCCATTTTTCTTCACCTCCTCAATTATTTCCAAAACTTTATTCACTGTTTCATCCAGCCTATCATTTACTATTTTGTAATCATATTGTTCACCAAGTTTTAACTCCTGGTGAGCTCTCTTTTTTCTCATTCTCAATGAATCCTCATTATCAGTTCCTCGTGATCTTAATCTTCTATCAAGCTCCTCTTCACTCGGGGGCAGTAAAAATATCGACACGGAATTTTCTGGATAAAATTTCCTAATATTCAAACCACCCTTCACATCAACATCAAGAAGTAAAATTTTCCCGTCTCTAATTGCTTTCTCAAGCGCCGATTTCAATGTACCATAATAATTATGAAAAATCTCTTCCCACTCGGCAAATTCACCTCTTTTTATCTTTTTTTCAAATTCATCCCTGGTCAAAAAATAATATTCCCTGCCATTTACCTCCCCAGGTCTTGGGCTTCGTGTAGTGCAGGATACGGAAAACTCGAAACCATTATTAGTCTCAAGCAATTTTTT
Proteins encoded in this window:
- a CDS encoding uracil-DNA glycosylase, giving the protein MELFGDELILTEEPGKVIINPIEKLNEIKKAVENCKKCNLHKTRTNTVFGSGNLQADIVFIGEAPGRDEDLQGKPFVGRAGMLLNRLFKMVGIDRNEVFIGNVLKCRPPNNRTPSSFEISQCEPYLIAQLQLINPKLIVCLGLTAAKALLKMEYTLGQFRHSIFKYHNIDLMVTYHPAAVLRNPNLEKAIVEDFEKIKEIYLKEAD
- the coaBC gene encoding bifunctional phosphopantothenoylcysteine decarboxylase/phosphopantothenate--cysteine ligase CoaBC — protein: MRLKDKKILFGLTGSIAIYKSAGIIRHLIRGEGADITVIMTDSAKKFISPLLFETLTGNPVFSEMFESEAKGTVHIDLARGADLLVICPATANIIGKIANGIADNLLTTIAMVKGIDTLIAPAMNDRMYLNPVTQENMKKLRNLGYEIVESEEGELACKTCGIGRLADEDKILLAILRKLGKKKFLTGKKVVVTAGPTREYIDDIRFISNRSSGKMGFAIAEQAYIMGADVTLIAGPNNLKKIPFIEYIEVQTSQQMLKALLEMKDADYLFMAAAIEDFVPEKFNGKIKKSDGVRTVKISYAEDIIKAYKKNYPDTVVVGFSVETVNGKENTLKKLREKGIDYIAWNDPTKVDTAFESDYNEIVLYSKNGNKWDLLKDKKIDIARELIEIVAGEGR
- the rpoZ gene encoding DNA-directed RNA polymerase subunit omega, with amino-acid sequence MAVDTIEFGKLLQKSKDVFEIIVAMARRANQINALRVAKNPVVYKSEALEEYFEDFEEEQEIDYDKIEKPTTMALKEMLGGRIEYRYATYSKSEEKQDETEG
- the gmk gene encoding guanylate kinase, whose translation is MSGLLVIISAPSGTGKTTVCKKLLETNNGFEFSVSCTTRSPRPGEVNGREYYFLTRDEFEKKIKRGEFAEWEEIFHNYYGTLKSALEKAIRDGKILLLDVDVKGGLNIRKFYPENSVSIFLLPPSEEELDRRLRSRGTDNEDSLRMRKKRAHQELKLGEQYDYKIVNDRLDETVNKVLEIIEEVKKNGSRHY